A portion of the Maniola hyperantus chromosome 24, iAphHyp1.2, whole genome shotgun sequence genome contains these proteins:
- the Osi4 gene encoding uncharacterized protein Osi4 isoform X2, which yields MASLIYLVALALLAQVSQASAEVVELNCSDNATCIDNMAREFMRSLRQQKAVKLFDLFTIEPIESQARSNKSPLTRFLTSHAISIDWNDFTFRFSNPQGRSEAMDLEVLESRSAKDDSDVMESKKSKSTEDDEVIDDKSGHIQHVHAKPVRVKPIKRRGSKRKVMQAVIPMLIGMKSAGIAIFGLFMVSVITIKAFMASKMALLVTVGMAMKKLYESYGNGAGLQNQPYLYSQYPIDFPSAGSHAYSVNGVSPQFASPELYSPTALGSHSQQHELIQQSDASAQQSQQAPTQLLVNATRAAERWDGYRRRPMFYGTSRATSDSYSAYRRRR from the exons ATGGCTTCGCTGATATACCTCGTGGCCTTGGCGCTATTGGCCCAAGTCAGCCAAGCCAGCGCGGAAGTGGTCGAACTGAACTGTAGTGATAACGCCACGTGTATAGACAATATGGCGAGGGAGTTTATGAGGAGTTTAAGGCAGCAGAAGGCGGTGAAGCTGTTCGATTTGTTCACGATAGAGCCTATAGAGAGTCAGGCGAGATCAAACAAAAGCCCCCTGACGAGATTTTTAACTTCGCACGCGATAAGCATCGACTGGAATGATTTCACGTTCAGATTTTCGAATCCGCAAGGCAGGAGCGAGGCGATGGATCTAGAAGTGCTTGAAAGCAGATCTGCTAAAG aTGATTCGGATGTGATGGAATCGAAGAAATCAAAAAGCACAGAAGACGACGAAGTCATCGATGACAAGTCCGGACACATACAACACGTGCATGCTAAGCCTGTTAGAGTTAAGCCCatta aACGAAGGGGATCGAAACGCAAAGTGATGCAAGCAGTCATCCCAATGCTCATCGGCATGAAGTCAGCAGGAATCGCCATTTTCGGCCTTTTCATGGTCTCCGTCATCACAATCAAGGCTTTCATGGCCAGCAAGATGGCACTTCTAGTCACAGTTGGTATGGCAATGAAGAAACTCTATGAGAGTTACGGCAATGG CGCTGGTTTGCAAAACCAACCGTACCTTTACTCACAATATCCGATCGATTTTCCAAGCGCCGGGTCGCACGCATACTCCGTAAATGGAGTGAGTCCTCAGTTTGCGTCTCCGGAGTTATACAGCCCCACAGCCCTGGGCTCCCACTCCCAACAACACGAGCtgatacaacaaagtgatgctagTGCTCAGCAGTCGCAACAGGCGCCTACGCAACTCCTCGTTAACGCAACACGAGCGGCGGAAAGGTGGGATG GATACCGGAGACGTCCAATGTTCTATGGAACCTCGCGCGCTACTTCAGATTCCTATTCGGCCTACCGGAGACGCCGCTAA
- the Osi4 gene encoding uncharacterized protein Osi4 isoform X3 gives MASLIYLVALALLAQVSQASAEVVELNCSDNATCIDNMAREFMRSLRQQKAVKLFDLFTIEPIESQARSNKSPLTRFLTSHAISIDWNDFTFRFSNPQGRSEAMDLEVLESRSAKDDSDVMESKKSKSTEDDEVIDDKSGHIQHVHAKPVRVKPIKRRGSKRKVMQAVIPMLIGMKSAGIAIFGLFMVSVITIKAFMASKMALLVTVGMAMKKLYESYGNGAGSHAYSVNGVSPQFASPELYSPTALGSHSQQHELIQQSDASAQQSQQAPTQLLVNATRAAERWDGYRRRPMFYGTSRATSDSYSAYRRRR, from the exons ATGGCTTCGCTGATATACCTCGTGGCCTTGGCGCTATTGGCCCAAGTCAGCCAAGCCAGCGCGGAAGTGGTCGAACTGAACTGTAGTGATAACGCCACGTGTATAGACAATATGGCGAGGGAGTTTATGAGGAGTTTAAGGCAGCAGAAGGCGGTGAAGCTGTTCGATTTGTTCACGATAGAGCCTATAGAGAGTCAGGCGAGATCAAACAAAAGCCCCCTGACGAGATTTTTAACTTCGCACGCGATAAGCATCGACTGGAATGATTTCACGTTCAGATTTTCGAATCCGCAAGGCAGGAGCGAGGCGATGGATCTAGAAGTGCTTGAAAGCAGATCTGCTAAAG aTGATTCGGATGTGATGGAATCGAAGAAATCAAAAAGCACAGAAGACGACGAAGTCATCGATGACAAGTCCGGACACATACAACACGTGCATGCTAAGCCTGTTAGAGTTAAGCCCatta aACGAAGGGGATCGAAACGCAAAGTGATGCAAGCAGTCATCCCAATGCTCATCGGCATGAAGTCAGCAGGAATCGCCATTTTCGGCCTTTTCATGGTCTCCGTCATCACAATCAAGGCTTTCATGGCCAGCAAGATGGCACTTCTAGTCACAGTTGGTATGGCAATGAAGAAACTCTATGAGAGTTACGGCAATGG CGCCGGGTCGCACGCATACTCCGTAAATGGAGTGAGTCCTCAGTTTGCGTCTCCGGAGTTATACAGCCCCACAGCCCTGGGCTCCCACTCCCAACAACACGAGCtgatacaacaaagtgatgctagTGCTCAGCAGTCGCAACAGGCGCCTACGCAACTCCTCGTTAACGCAACACGAGCGGCGGAAAGGTGGGATG GATACCGGAGACGTCCAATGTTCTATGGAACCTCGCGCGCTACTTCAGATTCCTATTCGGCCTACCGGAGACGCCGCTAA
- the Osi4 gene encoding uncharacterized protein Osi4 isoform X1 produces MASLIYLVALALLAQVSQASAEVVELNCSDNATCIDNMAREFMRSLRQQKAVKLFDLFTIEPIESQARSNKSPLTRFLTSHAISIDWNDFTFRFSNPQGRSEAMDLEVLESRSAKDDSDVMESKKSKSTEDDEVIDDKSGHIQHVHAKPVRVKPIKRRGSKRKVMQAVIPMLIGMKSAGIAIFGLFMVSVITIKAFMASKMALLVTVGMAMKKLYESYGNGAGLQNQPYLYSQYPIDFPSAGSHAYSVNGVSPQFASPELYSPTALGSHSQQHELIQQSDASAQQSQQAPTQLLVNATRAAERWDGKSKLFKLFEPVVDTIRSFVDPIANVFYDAIPTFRGLSSDVSTAKSVDPEVDQEVEEKKRPREILIPQPRYIAQRKMSYRKAPRHRPKKYVELNLNLDRLKHNKDYLEYIKTKKYQYNYPHTFYYPRIKYFVNPNTFSPGPSNNRFLPYRKPTLRRNILVNSNNVTETTTSNILPLEPTDWKPIIVYNITDSNVHRNKMRKHRKKNNNVGKRFRRKRIMKKRKRVKRSLDSYKFTNTNSFPGKTSYNTIDNQVVTSGRGLFDFSEYFTNPFELLLKTIEKNIDDYAGKFVQDPLLKSALKSKEPPKYYTIALNILMFYLDAMDGLMAVNDAIVDYMNESDVKIKRKRKIKKKTKKKNLSQSKVQSNETIPLE; encoded by the exons ATGGCTTCGCTGATATACCTCGTGGCCTTGGCGCTATTGGCCCAAGTCAGCCAAGCCAGCGCGGAAGTGGTCGAACTGAACTGTAGTGATAACGCCACGTGTATAGACAATATGGCGAGGGAGTTTATGAGGAGTTTAAGGCAGCAGAAGGCGGTGAAGCTGTTCGATTTGTTCACGATAGAGCCTATAGAGAGTCAGGCGAGATCAAACAAAAGCCCCCTGACGAGATTTTTAACTTCGCACGCGATAAGCATCGACTGGAATGATTTCACGTTCAGATTTTCGAATCCGCAAGGCAGGAGCGAGGCGATGGATCTAGAAGTGCTTGAAAGCAGATCTGCTAAAG aTGATTCGGATGTGATGGAATCGAAGAAATCAAAAAGCACAGAAGACGACGAAGTCATCGATGACAAGTCCGGACACATACAACACGTGCATGCTAAGCCTGTTAGAGTTAAGCCCatta aACGAAGGGGATCGAAACGCAAAGTGATGCAAGCAGTCATCCCAATGCTCATCGGCATGAAGTCAGCAGGAATCGCCATTTTCGGCCTTTTCATGGTCTCCGTCATCACAATCAAGGCTTTCATGGCCAGCAAGATGGCACTTCTAGTCACAGTTGGTATGGCAATGAAGAAACTCTATGAGAGTTACGGCAATGG CGCTGGTTTGCAAAACCAACCGTACCTTTACTCACAATATCCGATCGATTTTCCAAGCGCCGGGTCGCACGCATACTCCGTAAATGGAGTGAGTCCTCAGTTTGCGTCTCCGGAGTTATACAGCCCCACAGCCCTGGGCTCCCACTCCCAACAACACGAGCtgatacaacaaagtgatgctagTGCTCAGCAGTCGCAACAGGCGCCTACGCAACTCCTCGTTAACGCAACACGAGCGGCGGAAAGGTGGGATGGTAAGTCAAAACTGTTCAAACTCTTTGAACCAGTCGTCGACACAATCAGAAGCTTCGTCGATCCAATTGCCAATGTCTTTTACGATGCCATACCAACGTTCAGAGGTCTCAGTTCTGATGTCTCTACAGCCAAGAGTGTAGATCCAGAAGTTGATCAAGAAGTCGAGGAAAAGAAAAGGCCGAGAGAAATTTTGATACCTCAACCGAGATATATTGCTCAGAGGAAAATGTCATACAGAAAAGCACCGAGACACAGACCAAAGAAGTATGTTGAATTAAACTTAAACTTAGATAGACTGaaacataataaagattatctcgaatatataaaaacaaaaaagtaccaATACAACTACCCACATACATTTTATTATCCCCGTATCAAGTATTTTGTAAATCCTAACACCTTTTCTCCAGGACCCAGCAACAATAGATTTTTGCCTTATAGAAAACCAACTTTAAGACGAAATATTTTAGTCAATAGTAACAATGTAACTGAAACAACTACTAGTAATATTTTACCATTAGAACCAACTGATTGGAAGCCGATTATTGTATATAACATAACAGATTCAAATGTACACCGAAATAAAATGCGCAAACACCGAAAGAAAAACAACAACGTAGGAAAACGATTCCGTAGAAAGAGAATAATGAAAAAACGTAAAAGAGTAAAAAGAAGTTTAGATTCATATAAATTTACAAATACTAATTCTTTTCCAGGGAAAACGTCTTATAATACAATCGATAATCAAGTAGTGACTTCAGGTAGAGGACTATTTGATTTTTCTGAATACTTTACTAATCCTTTTGaattacttttaaaaacaatagaaaaaaatatagatgATTACGCGGGCAAATTTGTGCAAGACCCATTATTGAAGTCTGCATTGAAGTCCAAAGAACCtccaaaatattatacaattgcCCTTAAtatattaatgttttatttagatGCGATGGATGGTTTAATGGCTGTCAATGATGCAATTGTAGATTATATGAATGAAAGTGATGtgaaaataaaacgaaaaagaaaaattaagaaaaaaacgAAAAAGAAAAATCTGTCACAATCAAAGGTTCAGAGTAATGAAACGATTCCTTTAGAGTAA